The window AAAAGATATTATTTCAATATAATTTCGTTAGATTGCACAACAATAAAATGTTATTATGGTGGGAAAAAAATCGATCACAATAAAACAAAACAAAACTTctcttaattaaaaaaaaataaaaaaaatatagtatattataattttataaggatttttttaaaataataattatttgcattaaatattattaaatttatgtCAAATATTAGATCAAAAGAAAATTATTTTAACTTTAAATCAATTAgaattattttgattttatttcaaaatttacaacCATATTAGAATTAAAAAATTATCTTTTTTGAAAAATTAGATATGTTAGCTTTAATTAATAATAGAAAAAATATATAGCAGATTTTTATTAgaaataatagtttaataaaaagaatttgaaaaaaaaaattaattttgatTGGGAATACTTTTTTTTAGCAATATGCCCGTTTGAATAGGAAAAAAGGAATATGTGTCCGTTTTAATTaggaataaaaaatatatataataaattttaattaggaaaaattgttaaataaataattagaaaaaaatatagtgtattataattttatcAGGAATATGTTTTCATTGTGTTTTGATTTCCTAATTAGAATAGGAAAAATCATACACTTAAAATTGTAATTTGAAACCTAATTAAACTTAAAGTTTTAAATGAGGAATgtagtttaataaaaaaattagaaaaaataatatatattattatttgattaggaataattttttttaataatatgccCGTTTGAATAGAAAAAGAATATGTGTCTATTTTAATTAGAAATAAGAAAAAATAATATCATGAATTTTTATTAGAAAAATTGtttaataaaaaaaagaaaaaaatatagtgTATTAGAATTTTATTAGAATTTTTTTAAAATAATGGATAAGAAATTGATTAGGAATAAAACTATTATAGAAAAAgtaattggtagaattttattaagaatcattatatttttattgtattttgatTTCTTAAttagaaaatgaaaaaaaataatatcaTTGACTTAATATTGTAAttgaaacctaattaaactcaaagttcTTATATACATGTGTCAAATTACTATTCGTTAATAAAACGCCATGTGTCGGATGTTGTTATGTTAATAAAATTTGCAATTGAATTGCAATTGGAACAAATTGAAAAAGTCTCTCTATTGTCTATAAGATTAGTCGGTGGGCCTGTCAGTTGAACAGAAAAATTCGTACCTtcaaaatttaataatttaaatttatatcatataaaaaattatatacTAATTATTTGTTTTAAACATTATTAAAtctatgtaaaatattatattCAAAGAGAATTATTTTAACTTTATAGcagttataattattttgatttgatTTCAAAATCTACAATCGTATTAAATTTAAAgtttattttgttttcaaaattaATAAACATAGCAAAATGTAAAAGTTATATATCAAGAttgatttcataataaaatttataattgcatCTAATCAATTTAGTTGTTCTTATTGTTTGAAAAAATAATACATGCCCATTTTAATTAAGAATAGAACAAAAATATAACGGGTTTTTATGAAGAATAATAgtttaatgaaaatatatatatatatatatatgataatttaaTTAGAAAGAATATTTTTCAATAATATGCGCTTTTGAATATAAAAAAGAAGAAGATGTGTCCGTTTTAATTAggaatagaaaaaaaatatatgaattttattatgaataattttttaaataatagatagaaaattgattagaatttaacttattatatttaattttattaggAAAAATAATTGAtataattttattaggaatcattatgTTTTTATTGTATTTTGATTTCCTAGTTAGAATAGGAAAAAAAATATCATTGATTTAAAATTAGAACTTGTTTCCTAATTAAACTcaaaattcttaaatatatttgttaaattattattcgttaataaaacgtcacgtgtcggatgttgatttgacaataaatTTGCAATTAAATTTCAATTCAATTTACAATTAGAATAAATTGAAAAAGTCTCTCTATTGTCTATACTAGTCAGTGGGCCGTCCGTTGGAcggaataaaaaaattagaaaaaaataatatatattattatttgattacgaataatttttttaacaatatgtccgtttgaataggaaaaaaaaaagatgtgtctattttaattaagaatagaaaaaaaaatatcatGAACTTTTATTAGGAAAAATTGTTTGataaaaaaataggaaaaaaaatagtgtattataattttattagaattttttttaaataatggatagaaaattgattagaaataaaactattatattaaaaaaaaataattggtagaattttattaggaatcattatatttttattgtattttgatTTTTTAATTAGAAAAGGAAAAAATATATAATTGACTTAAAATTGTAACTTAAAATCTAATTAAATTCAAAGTTTTATATACACGTGTCAAATTACTATTCGTTAATAAAACGACATGTGTCGAATGTTGATTTgtcaataaaatttataattaaattgcaattaaaataaattaaaaatatctcTCTATTCTATATAAAATCTTTCTATTATATATAAGATAAGATATATATGCATCGCGTGTATGCATTTAAAATAAGGGTACTTGGAGCCAATTATTGTCGCTAGTCATGTTATGCCAATTATTAATGGAATTCCGAACGAATTATTGAACAAGAGAGTATTTGCGTTTCGAAAAAAAACCCTGTAAATTATTGGGACTTGATATCTTTCCAAATAAATATAGGGGTCAACTTGTCCGATAATTAAAAATATAGGGGGCAAGGCAGTATTATTTTGTCGTCATTGAGGTGAGAATGAGATTTTCAATTTAAAAAATGCGGCAAAAAGTCCCGCCAGTTCTGTACATTGAGCATTTGCAGACTTGGAAACAAATCACAAACAAACAACACTTTTACATTACACACATCAACACGCATTTATGGCAAAGAAGAGAGCGAACCAAACGACTTCTCGCTCGAAGACTTCGCCACTGTCACCGTTGCCGTCGCCGATTTCATCTCTTCCATTTGAAGATGACAAGTCCCCGGCCCCGAAGTCAACTATTCTGAACAAAACGACTTCTCGCTCGAAGACTTCCAATAAGAAAGCCCCGATCAGAGCCACAGCTCAGTTAGATTCATCACCTCTAAATACCTCGTCGTTTCATAGGAGCGGTAACGTGAACGTAAGCTCCGTGTCAGATCTGAAGAACCTGGCGTCTTCTCAATTGGACGATATGAAGCGCAATCTAATCGATCGATCTCATTTGGAGATCCTCAAGGAACTTGAATCTTCTGTTTCTCGCCTTCACAAGCGCTTCAAGGTAATATTCTATCTGTAATTTTGGATGAGATTCAAACTATGTTTGCGAGCTCCTTTGAGAATTGTTTTTGACGAATCACATAACTGATTACTGTAATGATTTGAAGTATCTGGTTTGTCACGTCATTTGATGATTCAAGTATTTTGTCTAGTACACTGAATAGTCCTTATGTTTTTTCAATTTTCATTTACGGTTTTCTAATATGTTTCGAGCAAACTCTAAATATTGATACTCGAGGATTGTGTTTAGACAGGAAACATAAATAAAATTAAAGATGATTTTAGCGGCTGTGAAACAATTTCATATGCATATTGATCTGTTGACAAGGCATCAAAATTTACTATGGACTTGATATTGTTGCAAATATTGTCTTTAAGCATACATTAGATTGTAATTGACCAGTACACCAATCAAATAAGTATATGTTTCTGTCACCAGTACTTGCAATCAGTGCAGCTTAAATGCTAAATTTCACTTAGAAGTGCTTCGTTTGCTCTTGAACTTTGTCTAGTGTATTATTTTTATCCAGAGTGTTTTTCACCCTTCGAAATCTAGTATACTCTAACGTCATAGCAATAGCATTTCTTTTAATGGATTAGATGTTAATTTTCTTCAGTGATCCTAAAACCGTTTGTATTTCTGGAAGTTCAACTTTCTGGAGACTGGAGTTTCATAGTACCCTTGCACTAGATTTATGACAGCCTAATCACATGATAAAATGGTGAATGATTCTGGCTATAAATATGCAATTCACAGATTAAGAAAGCTGTTGATATATGCTATGCAGCTGCAGAGTTCGTCAATAGACTAATTTTCTTTTGTTACTCCTAATTTCAATCTAAACAGATACAGACGCAGACATCTCAGCAACTAATGGATGAAGCAGAGAAGGATTACGCAAAGCTGTCTGAACGGATTAGTGAAAGTCAAGAAGCTATGAAGGTACTTAACGTCATATAGAAACATAATGATTGATGAGTTGGTTTGGGTTTATAATTTATTCAGGACTATCCCACTCTGCATTCTGGTGTGATTCTTTCTTCTTATTTGAGTGTTCCTCAGGCTTCATATGCAGAGTTCATGACAGATGCTCAAGCCAGCACTTCTCGTTGTATGTTCTTCTCACAAACATTCTAGTTACATATTTTGTGTTGCTGTTTTTTGGCTATTTAGTTGTCTGGTAGATGTCAAATTTTTACCCCTAGTTAGCAATTGTGATGGGGCACTGAGTTTTGAACTTGCAAATTGATGTCCTAGACTCAATTACATTATAAACTTGTAATTGGGTTGACACTATTGATATTCAATACAAAATGTTTTGAAAAGGATGCCTTTTCTCCTCATGTACTTGGTACACAATGACTTATTTATTTGGTAATAGGCTGCATATCAAAGGATAGTACTTTGTGCAAGAACCAATGTTATGGCTTTTGGCTTTGGTCAATGGAATGCCCTTGTATCTAATTACTGCCCCATGTTCAAATTTTTACTATTGTGGAATGCTCATCAAAACTCTATGCCATTTCTCGAAGTTTTATGATACGAAAAGGTCGATATTTATGCTTTACTTGCACTGATAGAAATGATCAAGCATAAGATATAAGACAACCGAGTATTCTTTCAGTTGAAGCCCATTCATTTCAAAGACGTGTCATGCAAAGTTTGTGATTTCCAGTTTATGATTCATCTTTCAGTCGATGCTCTGTAATATCTTATTCATTTTAAATATTACAGTGCTCAAGACATCCATCCCCGAGTTGTCGAAGTCTCTTGAGAAAGCAGTCGATGCTCTCCAGAGCCGATATGGGGTCCGCTCTGCGTAGATAAGACTAAATCATGGCATGCTACTGCAGTGTAAGTGATTGTTCTGTGTTTGTTTTTTACTTGTAGAAATTCTGGCCATTTGTTCATGAACTTGGTGAAATTTCCATGTTATGTTATCCGCATCTATCATATATTTTGAGTGTAAATTTGTACATGGATCTGACTTCTAGATTGCACTTATTCCACTGTTCATTCCAAATGACATGGTTTTAGATTGTTTCATATTTGCAGTCGAACAAACTTCATTTCAAGTTTATAGGACTATATTGTATTTCACACTAACATTGCAGGACGCTAGACCTTAAAACTAAATTCCATGTATATCTTCCGTTTTGTCAGGTCTCGATAACAGATTGACCCTCTCCTTCCCAATTACAGTATATCCTTTGCAACTACAAACAGAAGTCGTTAAATTTGTTGCACTCATTTACAATTTTACTTTTGTTACAATTTTACTTTGTTAGGACAAACTTTCAAGTGAATATCTATAATTACTCGAAATGTTTTGCTAGGCTCGATCGGTCCTTTACTATCGTTTGTATAAATGCAAATCTTTATGTGTAAAGAAAGTCGACCATATTTCAATCTTTCACTCACGAAGTCACAATTCCTTTATTCTCGTCACTATTCATCCATAAGCTAGTCATGTACCTAGCGATACATAGCAGAAATCAaatgaaaaagaaaacaaaaaatagTATTTATTTTTCAAGACCTCATAGCCAGAGTTAAAACTAGCTAGTAGTAGTAGCCTTTGTGTCTTCGAGATACTTCCCAACAGTCGAGGAGATGATCTTGAATGGCTCCGTTGAGAGCTCTGAAATCAAATTGGATTTGTTTTCGTCTACTTCATAGATTATGGTCGATATTATGATGCAT is drawn from Rutidosis leptorrhynchoides isolate AG116_Rl617_1_P2 unplaced genomic scaffold, CSIRO_AGI_Rlap_v1 contig133, whole genome shotgun sequence and contains these coding sequences:
- the LOC139881237 gene encoding uncharacterized protein, whose product is MAKKRANQTTSRSKTSPLSPLPSPISSLPFEDDKSPAPKSTILNKTTSRSKTSNKKAPIRATAQLDSSPLNTSSFHRSGNVNVSSVSDLKNLASSQLDDMKRNLIDRSHLEILKELESSVSRLHKRFKIQTQTSQQLMDEAEKDYAKLSERISESQEAMKASYAEFMTDAQASTSRLLKTSIPELSKSLEKAVDALQSRYGVRSA